In Candidatus Nealsonbacteria bacterium, the following are encoded in one genomic region:
- a CDS encoding response regulator has protein sequence MKKKILIVEDEKILAEMYRDKLERSGLEVYSAYDAEEGIEMIRKIKPDLVLLDILLPRQNGVGLLIQIRKEPDIASIQVLVFSNYDDLKTNREVERLGAKDYLIKTNYTPQQIVEKIKNYLE, from the coding sequence AAAAATCCTTGCTGAAATGTACAGGGACAAATTAGAACGTTCTGGATTAGAAGTTTATTCTGCTTATGATGCAGAAGAGGGGATAGAAATGATAAGAAAAATAAAGCCAGATCTTGTTCTTTTAGACATCCTTCTTCCACGTCAAAATGGAGTGGGTTTACTCATACAGATAAGAAAAGAGCCTGATATAGCATCTATTCAAGTTCTAGTATTTTCAAATTATGACGACCTTAAAACTAATAGGGAAGTTGAAAGATTGGGCGCAAAGGACTATCTCATTAAAACAAATTATACTCCTCAACAAATAGTTGAAAAGATAAAGAACTATTTAGAATAG